Proteins encoded by one window of Salmonirosea aquatica:
- a CDS encoding helix-turn-helix domain-containing protein: protein MPSIEHHSTFEKLNALLEENLDNLALSPDALSKIIGLSRAQLHRVVKEKTQLSVTLYVRQKKLEKAKDLLAETDLRISEIAYLVGIESPQNFSKYFTAAFQISPTEYRKQAEIDKIAVENTAEVSIAVLPFVNMSGDAGQEYFSDGVTEEIINVLSHVPNLNVAGRTSSFTFKGRNQDLRLVGEQLNVAHILEGSVRRAGDRLRITAQLVKVEDGYHLWSETYDRELKDIFDIQDEIALAILRQIKVQLLGEDQQATLKRYTNNPAAYQLYLHGKFYHNKFAGAEEYNKAISYYREAIALEPAYAIAYAGIASCYLNMWFYRHLPSEQSLPLMRQATEQALSLDPEIAESHLALARMQMLYEWDLDQAARSFKKALEFNWNTAELRGQYALLLSIRGNHAQAEKQAEVALSLEPFSLINNFYAGYIYWTAGKADAAIAQGRRLVALEPTFWGGHSLVGMNLIAQKNFDVARQHLEKACELNRNGMTLSACGALYGRAGEADKARDILDQMVALNQSQPVARYDMGIVHACLGDLDTAFTYFEEAIEQHEPPMLFFRYIVRDWLPSFIQDARYGVLITRIFG from the coding sequence ATGCCCTCCATCGAACACCACAGTACTTTTGAAAAACTGAACGCCCTGCTGGAAGAAAACCTGGATAACCTGGCATTATCGCCCGATGCGCTCAGCAAGATAATCGGACTGAGCCGCGCGCAATTGCACCGCGTTGTCAAGGAGAAGACCCAGCTTTCGGTCACACTCTACGTGCGGCAGAAGAAACTGGAAAAAGCTAAAGATTTGCTGGCCGAGACAGATCTTCGGATTTCGGAAATCGCCTACCTCGTCGGGATCGAGAGTCCACAGAATTTCAGCAAGTACTTTACCGCCGCATTCCAGATCAGTCCGACCGAGTATCGTAAACAGGCCGAGATTGACAAAATTGCCGTCGAAAACACAGCCGAGGTGTCCATTGCGGTGCTGCCGTTCGTCAACATGAGCGGCGATGCCGGTCAGGAGTATTTCAGCGACGGGGTTACTGAAGAAATAATCAACGTCCTGAGCCACGTACCCAACCTGAATGTGGCCGGCCGTACTTCTTCATTCACATTCAAGGGCCGAAATCAGGACTTACGGCTGGTCGGCGAGCAGTTGAACGTCGCGCATATTCTGGAAGGCAGCGTGCGCCGGGCGGGCGATCGGCTGCGCATCACGGCGCAGCTCGTCAAAGTGGAGGACGGCTACCACCTCTGGTCGGAGACTTATGACCGGGAATTGAAAGATATCTTTGATATTCAGGATGAGATTGCTCTGGCGATTTTGCGGCAAATCAAAGTCCAGCTCCTCGGCGAAGACCAGCAAGCAACGCTCAAACGCTATACCAACAACCCGGCCGCTTACCAACTCTACCTGCACGGGAAATTTTATCACAATAAATTCGCCGGCGCCGAAGAGTACAACAAGGCCATAAGCTACTACCGCGAGGCCATCGCGCTGGAACCTGCCTACGCCATTGCCTACGCGGGCATCGCTTCCTGCTACCTCAACATGTGGTTTTATCGGCACCTGCCCTCCGAGCAAAGTCTGCCGCTGATGCGGCAGGCCACCGAACAGGCCCTGAGCCTTGATCCCGAAATAGCCGAAAGCCATCTGGCCCTGGCTCGCATGCAGATGCTCTACGAGTGGGATTTGGACCAGGCCGCCAGATCATTCAAAAAAGCTCTGGAATTTAACTGGAATACCGCCGAGTTGCGCGGGCAATACGCATTACTGCTGAGCATCCGGGGAAATCACGCGCAGGCCGAAAAGCAGGCCGAGGTGGCTCTTTCGCTGGAGCCATTTTCCCTGATCAATAACTTTTACGCAGGCTATATCTATTGGACAGCGGGCAAGGCCGACGCCGCCATAGCGCAGGGACGGCGGCTGGTCGCGCTCGAGCCTACTTTCTGGGGAGGCCATAGTCTGGTAGGAATGAATCTGATTGCTCAGAAGAACTTTGATGTAGCGCGTCAACATCTGGAAAAAGCCTGCGAACTCAACCGAAATGGCATGACCCTGAGCGCTTGTGGTGCGCTGTACGGACGAGCAGGCGAAGCAGACAAAGCCCGGGATATTCTCGATCAAATGGTAGCTCTCAACCAGTCGCAGCCCGTCGCCCGCTACGATATGGGTATCGTCCACGCCTGCCTGGGCGACTTGGACACGGCCTTTACTTACTTCGAGGAGGCTATTGAACAACACGAGCCGCCCATGCTTTTCTTCAGGTACATTGTGCGTGACTGGCTACCCTCTTTTATACAAGATGCGCGGTACGGCGTCCTCATCACCCGGATTTTCGGGTAG
- a CDS encoding alpha-galactosidase: MCRALIFFSLLLIHTGTLGQSFLTQIKTLPENKPAQVTQDWLLSSDSFKAGIYQASGGKDIVLANGLIQRRIRLTPNAATIDFRNLATGQQYIRSVRPEARVVLDGRTYAVGGLYGQTEHAYLREDWVDGFEKNDADFQLVDFSIGPLTHQFDWQPTTWTMNRQLPTGKELTLHFTSPLSTLRGITVAVHYAIYDGLPALRKWVTVTNGSTHALQVDQIVSEILAMPEEESAVVGSPEEMKKQQKIYIENDYAFNNAMRYELSDQATHWKVDSSYTSQVNYNYQTPCLMEIYPKGGIDATLTPGDRLESVRSYELLLDSYDRERNGLARRQMYRTVAPWTTQNPIFMHLVSTDPAQVRGVVDQCAETGYELVILSFGSGLNMEDTSATNIAKFRELADYAHKRGIKLGGYSLFSSRRIDDENDVIDPVTGLPDKGAQFGHAPCLASRWGLDYLQKIKTFIAQTGFDLLEHDGPYPGDLCASTTHPGHKGLADSRWVQMELQKELYRWLNARGVYINAPDWYFLDGSHKTGLGYREVNFSLSREQQKILNRQNIFDGTWEKTPAMGWGFVPLTKYQGGGPEAVLEPLSEHLADYKQLMMQYYGAGVQACYRGPRLYDIEATKQTVQEVVAWYKKYRSILNSDIIHLRRPDGRDWDGILHVNPDLPEKGLVMLYNPLKETITRTIRLPLYYTGLSEKASIRIQEGKVRTYPLNRAYEAEIEITLPAEGYTWLVME, translated from the coding sequence ATGTGTCGTGCTCTTATTTTCTTTAGCTTACTTTTAATACATACAGGTACCCTGGGCCAATCTTTTCTAACCCAAATCAAGACCCTACCTGAAAACAAGCCCGCCCAAGTCACCCAGGATTGGCTGTTGAGCAGTGACTCATTCAAAGCGGGAATTTATCAGGCCTCCGGCGGGAAAGACATCGTGCTTGCCAATGGCCTGATTCAGAGGCGGATTCGCCTCACTCCCAATGCCGCTACTATCGATTTCCGGAACCTGGCCACGGGTCAGCAGTACATCCGCTCGGTGCGGCCCGAAGCCCGGGTGGTGTTGGATGGCAGAACGTATGCCGTAGGGGGCCTTTACGGCCAAACCGAACACGCCTATTTGCGGGAAGACTGGGTGGATGGTTTTGAAAAAAACGATGCCGATTTTCAGCTTGTTGATTTTTCGATTGGTCCGCTCACTCACCAATTCGACTGGCAACCTACCACCTGGACCATGAATCGGCAACTACCCACCGGAAAGGAACTCACGCTGCATTTTACTTCGCCATTGTCCACCCTGCGGGGCATTACGGTGGCGGTGCATTACGCAATTTACGACGGGCTGCCGGCTCTGCGCAAATGGGTGACGGTGACCAATGGCAGTACCCATGCGTTGCAGGTGGATCAGATCGTGAGCGAAATACTGGCCATGCCCGAGGAGGAATCGGCGGTGGTGGGCTCGCCCGAGGAAATGAAAAAGCAGCAGAAAATTTACATCGAGAACGACTACGCCTTCAACAACGCCATGCGGTACGAGCTATCCGATCAGGCCACGCACTGGAAGGTTGATTCGAGCTATACCTCGCAGGTCAATTACAACTACCAGACTCCCTGCCTGATGGAGATTTACCCCAAAGGTGGCATCGATGCCACGCTGACCCCTGGCGATAGGCTTGAATCGGTGCGTAGCTATGAACTGTTGCTGGATAGCTACGACCGCGAGCGCAACGGTCTGGCGCGTCGCCAGATGTACCGGACCGTTGCCCCCTGGACTACCCAGAACCCAATCTTCATGCACTTGGTGAGTACCGATCCAGCTCAGGTACGCGGGGTGGTGGATCAATGCGCCGAAACGGGCTACGAACTGGTGATCCTGAGTTTTGGCAGCGGACTGAACATGGAAGATACCTCGGCGACCAACATTGCCAAATTCCGGGAACTGGCCGATTACGCCCACAAAAGAGGCATAAAGCTGGGAGGGTACTCGCTGTTCAGCAGTCGCCGCATCGACGACGAAAACGATGTGATCGACCCCGTCACGGGCTTGCCTGACAAAGGTGCGCAGTTTGGCCACGCCCCCTGCCTGGCCAGCCGCTGGGGGCTCGATTATTTACAAAAAATCAAAACCTTTATTGCCCAAACCGGCTTCGACCTGCTGGAACATGACGGACCCTACCCTGGTGATCTCTGCGCTTCGACCACTCACCCCGGTCACAAAGGCCTTGCAGACTCGCGCTGGGTGCAGATGGAATTGCAAAAGGAGTTGTACCGCTGGCTCAACGCGCGCGGAGTATATATCAATGCGCCCGACTGGTACTTTCTGGATGGGAGTCATAAGACCGGGCTAGGGTACCGCGAAGTCAATTTCTCACTTTCCCGCGAACAGCAGAAAATTCTGAACCGGCAGAATATCTTCGACGGTACCTGGGAAAAGACACCCGCCATGGGCTGGGGATTTGTGCCGCTCACCAAGTACCAGGGCGGCGGCCCCGAAGCCGTACTCGAACCCCTGAGCGAACACCTCGCCGACTATAAACAACTGATGATGCAATACTACGGCGCCGGGGTGCAGGCCTGCTACCGGGGGCCAAGGCTGTACGATATCGAAGCGACCAAACAAACGGTGCAGGAGGTAGTAGCCTGGTATAAAAAGTATCGCTCCATCCTCAATTCCGACATTATCCACCTGCGCCGGCCCGATGGCCGTGACTGGGACGGGATTCTGCACGTCAACCCCGATTTGCCAGAAAAAGGCTTGGTGATGCTTTATAATCCACTCAAAGAGACGATTACGCGCACCATCCGCCTACCCCTGTACTACACTGGGCTTTCGGAAAAAGCGTCCATCCGCATTCAGGAAGGAAAAGTCCGTACCTACCCCCTCAACCGGGCCTACGAAGCGGAAATAGAAATCACCTTACCCGCCGAAGGCTACACCTGGCTGGTGATGGAATGA
- a CDS encoding O-acetyl-ADP-ribose deacetylase produces the protein MIELVQDDITRIEADAIVNAANSSLLGGGGVDGAIHRAGGKAILEACRKIRARQGGCPTGEAVITTAGNLPAKFVIHTVGPVWHGGHNQEEALLRSAYTNSLQCAIENDVRSIAFPNISTGVYRFPKEKAAEIAIRSVREFLAARDDSLKVIFVCFDSENYRLYQRLLAPA, from the coding sequence ATGATTGAACTTGTGCAGGACGATATTACCCGCATCGAGGCCGATGCCATCGTGAACGCCGCCAACAGCTCACTGCTGGGCGGTGGCGGAGTCGACGGAGCCATCCACCGCGCAGGCGGTAAGGCGATTCTGGAAGCCTGCCGGAAAATCCGGGCCAGGCAAGGGGGATGTCCCACGGGCGAGGCGGTCATCACCACGGCTGGTAATCTCCCTGCCAAATTTGTGATCCATACCGTAGGTCCGGTATGGCACGGCGGGCACAATCAGGAGGAGGCCCTACTTCGCTCGGCTTATACCAACAGCCTCCAATGCGCCATCGAAAACGATGTTCGTTCTATTGCATTTCCCAACATCAGCACCGGGGTGTACCGTTTTCCCAAAGAGAAAGCCGCCGAAATTGCGATTCGGTCGGTACGCGAATTCCTGGCCGCAAGGGATGATAGCCTCAAGGTGATTTTTGTCTGCTTCGATTCTGAGAATTACAGGCTATACCAGCGGTTACTGGCACCCGCCTAA
- a CDS encoding sugar phosphate isomerase/epimerase family protein produces the protein MKTDYRRKFLKNIFMGGAALSLAPKMIAGPRAYAGVGKSHLKLSCNIYSFNDPLRKSEMTLEEVFKFCSDIGFAAVDPTGYYFPGYPAVPADEYVYEIKKKAFLMGLDISGTGVRTDFSNPDAGKRAADVELVRQWVEVAAKMDAPVLRVFAGKGYLRETQKPK, from the coding sequence ATGAAAACCGACTATCGAAGAAAGTTCCTAAAAAATATTTTTATGGGGGGTGCTGCTCTGAGTTTGGCTCCAAAAATGATAGCAGGGCCCCGGGCCTATGCCGGGGTAGGTAAGTCCCACCTAAAACTCAGCTGCAATATTTATTCCTTTAATGACCCACTCCGCAAAAGTGAAATGACTTTGGAAGAGGTGTTCAAATTCTGCTCCGATATTGGCTTTGCCGCGGTAGATCCTACGGGCTACTACTTTCCCGGCTATCCGGCCGTACCTGCCGATGAATACGTATACGAAATCAAGAAAAAGGCTTTTCTGATGGGCTTGGATATCAGCGGCACGGGGGTACGCACCGATTTTTCCAATCCCGATGCCGGCAAGCGCGCCGCCGATGTGGAGCTGGTACGGCAGTGGGTGGAGGTAGCCGCCAAAATGGATGCGCCCGTGCTACGGGTATTCGCAGGCAAGGGGTACCTGAGGGAAACACAGAAGCCGAAGTGA
- a CDS encoding sugar phosphate isomerase/epimerase family protein, which translates to MDWAVEGLRQCTELGRAKGVMIVLQNHNELLKTVDQVLYIRNKIASDWLGINLDIGSLRAGDPYEEIAKLAPYAYTWQIKEIIYRNGKEEKPDLPRLMEIIQKSGYRGYIPIETLAGDPRVQVPRFLAEVRSAVEGL; encoded by the coding sequence ATGGATTGGGCGGTGGAAGGACTCCGGCAATGTACGGAACTCGGCCGGGCGAAGGGCGTGATGATTGTGCTGCAAAACCATAATGAATTGCTCAAAACGGTAGATCAGGTACTTTACATCCGCAACAAAATAGCGTCTGACTGGCTGGGAATCAACCTCGACATCGGTAGCCTTCGGGCGGGCGATCCCTATGAAGAAATCGCCAAACTTGCGCCCTATGCCTATACCTGGCAGATCAAAGAAATAATATACCGCAACGGTAAGGAAGAAAAACCCGACTTACCCCGCCTCATGGAAATTATCCAAAAATCAGGGTACCGGGGGTACATTCCTATCGAAACCCTGGCAGGTGATCCGCGCGTGCAGGTACCCCGGTTTCTGGCCGAGGTACGGTCAGCGGTGGAAGGGTTATAG
- a CDS encoding DUF1501 domain-containing protein, producing MKSTWNRREFLQRSSAATLAALAAGAPMASLLSGCKSVGKTDGTADTVILLWMAGGMAHTETFDPKRYTPFEKDMEGNRVLSTFKSLPTVLDGIHFSEGLQGIGSVMDKGTLIRSYVAADLGHILHSRHQYHWHTCYEPPQTVAAPHIGAWIAKELGPKNPVIPAFIDIGQRFSVGEAEELKAFHTAGFLGNEFGPFLIPDPSQGLESVRPPIGMDAKRFERRNQLYNELISQSPVGEFGSDYQKESLRRSMEQAYMLLNSPESKAFDLSNEPKESYDIYNTGRFGLGCLLARRLTEQGARFISVTTEYEPFKGFDTHENGHTRMADMKKMIDGPVAQLIKDLDKTGHLDRTLVVLASEFSRDMMVEGRPDQKVKEQVNQPDILTEEKFYGMHRHFTDGCSMLMFGGGIKRGHVYGKTADERPCKTIENPVKIDGIHQTIYHALGIAPDTQYEIEKRPFYTTPDGKGKAVLDLLG from the coding sequence ATGAAAAGTACCTGGAACCGACGCGAATTTTTACAGCGCAGCAGCGCGGCTACCCTGGCCGCGCTGGCCGCCGGTGCCCCTATGGCCAGTTTGCTTTCGGGCTGTAAATCCGTTGGAAAAACGGACGGCACCGCCGACACGGTCATTCTGCTGTGGATGGCCGGAGGTATGGCCCATACTGAGACCTTCGATCCCAAACGTTACACGCCCTTCGAAAAAGACATGGAGGGGAATCGGGTGCTAAGTACCTTCAAGTCTTTGCCGACGGTGCTGGATGGCATCCACTTTTCCGAAGGTCTGCAAGGCATTGGCAGCGTGATGGACAAAGGTACCCTGATCCGATCGTACGTGGCCGCTGACCTGGGGCACATTCTGCACTCGCGCCACCAGTACCACTGGCATACCTGTTACGAACCACCCCAAACCGTAGCAGCCCCCCACATCGGGGCCTGGATCGCCAAGGAGCTAGGCCCAAAAAATCCGGTCATTCCAGCCTTCATCGACATAGGGCAGCGGTTCTCGGTTGGTGAGGCCGAAGAATTGAAAGCCTTTCACACAGCCGGGTTCCTGGGTAACGAGTTTGGTCCCTTCCTGATCCCCGACCCCAGTCAGGGTTTGGAAAGTGTGCGCCCGCCCATCGGCATGGACGCTAAACGCTTCGAGCGGCGGAATCAATTATATAATGAACTAATTAGTCAGAGTCCGGTGGGTGAATTCGGTAGCGATTACCAGAAAGAATCACTCAGGCGATCCATGGAGCAAGCCTACATGCTGCTCAATTCGCCCGAATCCAAGGCCTTTGACCTCAGCAACGAACCCAAAGAAAGTTACGATATCTACAACACCGGACGGTTTGGCCTGGGCTGCCTACTCGCCCGCCGCCTCACCGAGCAGGGCGCGCGCTTCATCAGCGTCACCACCGAATACGAGCCTTTCAAAGGCTTTGATACCCACGAAAACGGCCACACGCGCATGGCGGATATGAAAAAAATGATTGACGGACCCGTGGCCCAGTTGATCAAAGACCTGGACAAAACCGGCCACCTGGACCGTACCCTGGTGGTGCTGGCCAGTGAATTCAGCCGCGACATGATGGTAGAAGGACGGCCCGACCAAAAGGTGAAAGAACAGGTCAACCAGCCCGATATCCTGACCGAGGAAAAGTTTTATGGCATGCACCGCCACTTTACCGATGGCTGCTCGATGCTGATGTTCGGCGGCGGCATCAAACGAGGACACGTATACGGCAAGACCGCCGACGAACGTCCCTGCAAAACCATCGAAAACCCCGTCAAGATCGACGGTATCCACCAGACCATCTATCACGCGCTGGGCATTGCGCCCGACACACAGTACGAGATCGAGAAGCGTCCTTTCTACACTACCCCCGACGGCAAAGGAAAGGCGGTGCTGGACTTGCTGGGATAG
- a CDS encoding DUF1553 domain-containing protein → MDNLPWSQDLLDWLATDFVQNGYDIKKLMYTILTSKTYQLPSVAVQEPDLLMSPSYVFQGMVRRRITAEQFADAVSTTFNPIYGDTSIVYKRFPETMPQQIRFPRASLVKNDPFQTALGRPNRETVSTSRTSQASLLQALELTNGELLNSSIKTGAKRWKARFPQSDRLIRALYQRALSRNPMPREIAVAEEIIGKNPSEEGIQDLAWAIVLHPEFQLIY, encoded by the coding sequence ATGGACAACCTACCCTGGAGCCAGGATTTGCTGGATTGGCTGGCCACCGACTTTGTCCAAAACGGCTATGACATCAAGAAACTGATGTACACCATTCTTACGTCAAAAACCTACCAGCTACCTTCGGTGGCTGTACAGGAACCGGACTTGCTGATGTCTCCCTCTTACGTATTCCAGGGGATGGTACGCCGTCGCATCACCGCCGAGCAATTTGCCGATGCCGTGAGTACCACCTTTAACCCGATCTATGGGGACACATCCATTGTGTACAAACGGTTCCCCGAAACCATGCCCCAGCAGATTCGTTTCCCTAGAGCGTCATTGGTCAAAAACGATCCTTTCCAAACCGCCCTCGGACGCCCCAACCGCGAAACCGTGAGCACGAGCCGCACTTCGCAGGCCAGCCTGCTGCAGGCGTTGGAACTGACCAACGGCGAGCTTTTGAATTCATCCATAAAAACCGGAGCGAAACGCTGGAAAGCCCGCTTCCCGCAGTCTGACCGACTGATAAGAGCACTGTATCAACGGGCCCTGAGCCGTAATCCCATGCCCCGCGAAATAGCCGTGGCCGAAGAAATAATTGGCAAAAATCCCAGTGAAGAAGGTATCCAGGATTTGGCCTGGGCCATCGTGCTACATCCTGAATTTCAGTTGATTTATTAA
- a CDS encoding DUF1549 domain-containing protein, translating to MQEISDTFWLWQFLGRLHPLIVHFPVGLLCVALFLEILDWWGSKKELRAGINLLVWIGAVSAMVAVALGLILANQENYGGDTLTYHQWSGIATMSLSLLALALLRMGRLRWYRVTLILTVVGVTVAGHLGAMLTHGDDYLSSVLPGANDPAGPGSPTATFVLASARQPLSTKQVEDLNLEVRSILAHNCYSCHGATKSKGELRLDKKEFVMQGGEDGPVVIPGQPEKSEMIRRISLPTGHKEAMPTKGKRLSAQEIAVLEFWIKQGAPWPSGAEKSLFRVAPLAPRTPILPPATAGLTNPVDRFVNVYFQEHKVPWEQVVSDRIYIRRVFLDVIGLLPPPARVQAFLTDHRPDKRELLVKELLARDTDYAQHWLTFWNDALRNDYSGTGYITGGRFDMTKWLYKSLKTNKPYNWFVRELISPQEESAGFIKGIKWRGTINSSQRTEMQAAQNVSQVLLGLNLKCASCHDSFVSDWKLADAYAFANVFADTLLEINRCDQPTGKMAGRQILFKELGEISIDAPTEERLRELADFLVKPEDGRLYRTLVNRIWAQLMGRALWSPWM from the coding sequence GTGCAGGAAATTTCAGACACCTTTTGGCTTTGGCAGTTTTTGGGACGGTTGCACCCGCTCATCGTTCACTTCCCCGTGGGTTTGCTTTGCGTGGCGCTCTTTCTCGAAATCCTCGACTGGTGGGGATCCAAAAAAGAGCTTCGGGCCGGAATTAATTTGCTGGTCTGGATCGGTGCCGTAAGTGCCATGGTGGCGGTGGCACTCGGACTGATCCTGGCCAATCAGGAAAACTACGGCGGCGACACACTTACCTACCATCAATGGTCGGGCATAGCCACCATGTCACTTTCCCTACTGGCCCTGGCCTTACTGCGCATGGGTCGCCTTCGCTGGTACCGGGTTACCCTGATCCTCACGGTGGTGGGCGTCACGGTAGCCGGGCATTTGGGTGCCATGCTGACCCACGGCGACGACTACCTCAGCAGCGTGCTGCCCGGAGCCAACGATCCGGCAGGTCCGGGTTCACCTACCGCTACCTTTGTTTTGGCCAGCGCCCGTCAGCCGCTTTCTACGAAACAGGTAGAAGACCTGAACCTGGAAGTACGTTCCATCTTGGCACATAACTGTTACAGCTGCCACGGGGCCACCAAGAGCAAAGGCGAACTGCGGCTCGATAAGAAAGAATTCGTGATGCAAGGCGGCGAGGACGGCCCCGTCGTGATTCCCGGTCAGCCCGAAAAAAGTGAAATGATTCGTCGGATTTCCCTGCCGACGGGCCATAAGGAAGCTATGCCTACCAAAGGCAAGAGATTATCCGCCCAGGAAATAGCGGTACTGGAATTCTGGATCAAACAGGGTGCTCCCTGGCCCAGTGGTGCAGAGAAGAGCTTGTTCAGGGTAGCTCCGCTGGCGCCGCGCACTCCCATTCTGCCCCCGGCTACCGCCGGTCTCACCAATCCCGTAGATCGATTTGTCAACGTGTATTTCCAAGAGCATAAGGTACCCTGGGAACAGGTCGTCTCCGACCGCATCTACATCCGGCGGGTATTCCTGGATGTTATCGGCCTGCTTCCCCCGCCCGCCCGGGTGCAGGCTTTCCTCACCGATCACCGACCCGACAAACGGGAATTACTGGTCAAAGAATTACTGGCCCGCGATACCGACTACGCCCAGCACTGGCTCACCTTTTGGAACGATGCCCTGCGCAACGACTACTCCGGCACGGGGTACATCACGGGTGGACGCTTCGATATGACCAAATGGCTCTATAAATCACTGAAAACCAACAAACCCTACAATTGGTTTGTGCGGGAACTCATCAGCCCGCAGGAAGAATCGGCGGGTTTTATCAAAGGGATCAAATGGCGGGGTACCATCAATTCAAGCCAGCGTACCGAAATGCAGGCTGCTCAGAATGTCTCGCAGGTACTGCTGGGCCTCAACCTCAAATGCGCTTCCTGCCACGATAGCTTTGTCAGTGACTGGAAACTGGCCGATGCCTACGCTTTCGCCAATGTGTTCGCCGACACGCTGCTGGAAATCAACCGCTGCGATCAGCCCACGGGCAAAATGGCAGGCAGACAAATTTTGTTCAAGGAACTGGGCGAAATCAGCATCGATGCGCCCACCGAAGAACGGCTGCGCGAGTTGGCCGATTTTCTGGTAAAGCCCGAAGACGGACGCCTGTATCGGACGCTTGTCAACCGCATCTGGGCGCAGCTGATGGGCCGGGCATTGTGGAGCCCGTGGATGTGA
- a CDS encoding Gfo/Idh/MocA family protein yields the protein MNKQDQKETVSRRDFLQKSSAAAIGASALGSFFIVPRHVLGKGYRAPSDKLNIAGIGIGGKGSSDIRNAYNNGAENIVALCDVDWARNKDNFARYPNAKKYMDFRKMFDEMGKDIDAVTVSTPDHQHAVAEMAAMQLGKHVYGQKPLTHDIYETRMLTEAARKYKVVTQMGNQGASNPGQRQMQDWFNKGLIGTVKEVHVWTNRPVWPQGIPVPTGKFEVPEGLNWDLWVGTAPWVDYNPAYHPFKWRGWWEFGTGALGDMGCHLIDPPFRVLGLGYPTEVECSVGSVFLKDWTPEYIPEGCPPSSRTQLKFGPTKLNKSEVTMIWLDGGLRPAHPELIPANDPIGDDDSSNGAILIGDKGVMTCGTYGLVPKLYLKNGQKMEMTKGGFETKYTGLPEYGHQVAWTDACKAGFNSKEHKELTSSFDYAGPLTETVIMGNLGIRSYTLREPNADGKGFSYPGRKKLLWDGKNMKVTNFDPANQFVKRNYRGDWTLGA from the coding sequence ATGAACAAGCAAGACCAAAAGGAAACCGTTTCGCGGCGGGATTTTCTCCAAAAAAGTTCAGCGGCAGCCATTGGAGCTTCGGCCCTCGGCAGCTTTTTTATCGTGCCGCGGCACGTACTTGGCAAGGGCTATCGCGCTCCGAGCGATAAGTTGAACATTGCCGGCATTGGCATCGGCGGCAAGGGATCTTCCGACATTCGAAACGCCTACAACAACGGCGCTGAGAATATCGTGGCGCTCTGCGATGTGGACTGGGCCCGCAATAAGGATAATTTCGCCCGCTATCCCAACGCCAAAAAGTACATGGATTTTCGTAAGATGTTCGATGAGATGGGTAAGGACATTGATGCCGTAACAGTCTCCACGCCTGATCACCAGCACGCCGTGGCCGAAATGGCCGCCATGCAACTAGGCAAGCACGTGTACGGCCAGAAGCCCCTTACGCACGATATTTACGAAACCCGGATGCTCACCGAGGCGGCCCGCAAGTACAAGGTCGTCACCCAAATGGGTAATCAGGGAGCATCCAACCCCGGTCAACGGCAGATGCAGGACTGGTTCAACAAAGGCTTGATTGGTACGGTAAAAGAAGTCCATGTTTGGACAAATCGCCCCGTATGGCCGCAGGGCATCCCTGTACCCACGGGCAAATTCGAGGTACCCGAAGGCCTCAACTGGGACCTTTGGGTAGGTACGGCTCCCTGGGTGGATTACAATCCGGCCTATCATCCTTTCAAGTGGCGCGGCTGGTGGGAATTCGGTACGGGCGCACTCGGCGACATGGGTTGCCACCTCATCGACCCGCCCTTCCGTGTACTCGGATTGGGGTACCCTACTGAAGTAGAATGCAGCGTGGGTTCGGTGTTTCTGAAAGACTGGACGCCGGAGTACATCCCCGAAGGCTGTCCGCCCTCTTCGCGCACCCAGCTTAAGTTTGGCCCCACCAAACTTAACAAATCGGAGGTAACGATGATCTGGCTGGACGGTGGATTGCGTCCCGCTCACCCCGAACTGATTCCGGCCAACGATCCGATTGGCGACGACGATAGTTCCAACGGGGCTATCCTCATCGGCGACAAGGGCGTTATGACTTGCGGAACCTACGGGCTGGTACCCAAACTATATCTCAAAAACGGTCAGAAAATGGAAATGACCAAGGGAGGCTTTGAAACCAAATATACGGGCCTGCCTGAGTACGGCCACCAGGTAGCCTGGACCGACGCCTGCAAGGCCGGATTTAACAGTAAGGAGCACAAAGAACTTACATCGTCCTTCGATTACGCCGGTCCATTGACTGAGACGGTCATCATGGGCAACCTGGGTATCCGCAGCTATACCCTCCGCGAACCTAATGCCGACGGCAAGGGCTTCTCCTACCCAGGACGCAAGAAGCTGTTGTGGGATGGCAAGAACATGAAAGTGACCAACTTCGACCCTGCCAACCAGTTTGTGAAGCGTAACTACCGCGGCGACTGGACGCTAGGCGCATAA